TGCGGATGACCGAGCTGCACCATCAGCAGCGACAGCGGCGTGATGGTGATGAGAGCAAGGCCGTAGTGACGGCCGACGAGCAGCTCGGTCACGGCCTGGAGAAACGCCACGACGAGGGCGGTTGCCAGGGCTGGGAGCGATGCCGCGAGAAGCAGGCCCGCCAGGACCAGTCCGATGACGGTCCCGACCACTCGCTGCAGCCCGCGGGTGGTCTGGGCGAGCAGCCCGTCGACCCCGAAGGGCACGGCGGCGGCGACCATCGCCCAGTATGTGTGGCTCAGGCCGAGCACCGTCGAGACCGTTCCGGCGATCACCACCGCAGCCACCACGGCCGCCGTACGGTCGAGCTGGAACTCGCCGCGAGCAGGCTTCACCGACGCACCACGGGCGAGCAGCCGCTCCTCGAGAAGGCCGAGGAGCACCGCGATCGTGGCAGCGGCCACCGCGACCCCTCCGGCCACCACGACCCCGGGCGGAGCGACCGGCACCGCCGCACAGGTCGCCACCGCGAAGACCGGAAACAGCGGCCCCGGCGGACGGAGCACGAACCGGTCCGAGGCCATCGACCCGAGCGCCGCCACCAGCGCGGTCACCGGGATGACGAGCCAGCCGCGATGGGACGAGGTCGCGACGAGCGCACCGCCCACGACAGCAGCACACATCATCGCCCCGGTCGCTGCCTGCGTACGCCACCGGCCGCGTAGCGGCTGACGGCCGCCGAAGATGGAGGCGAACGTGCCGAAGCAGGCGTAGACCGCGAGCTCGATGTGTCCGACCGCGGCCAGCGTGGCCAGCCCGATGAGCAGCGTCAGGCTCGCGCGCCACG
The sequence above is drawn from the Nocardioides albertanoniae genome and encodes:
- a CDS encoding FUSC family protein, with protein sequence MGIAGSRLERLVRESVRVSPAPWSHSPAWRASLTLLIGLATLAAVGHIELAVYACFGTFASIFGGRQPLRGRWRTQAATGAMMCAAVVGGALVATSSHRGWLVIPVTALVAALGSMASDRFVLRPPGPLFPVFAVATCAAVPVAPPGVVVAGGVAVAAATIAVLLGLLEERLLARGASVKPARGEFQLDRTAAVVAAVVIAGTVSTVLGLSHTYWAMVAAAVPFGVDGLLAQTTRGLQRVVGTVIGLVLAGLLLAASLPALATALVVAFLQAVTELLVGRHYGLALITITPLSLLMVQLGHPQPIEMLLWSRLAETLLGVVVGLTAALALRESRRRR